A DNA window from Nitrospira sp. contains the following coding sequences:
- a CDS encoding Amidase (MaGe:77309671), whose translation MASEPIRDPKKDQLLSPQNAAFIVIDYQPVQVNSIASMDRQLLVSNIVGTAKAAVAYGLPIVHSTVNVKTGLNKPPIAQLRKVLDKFPTYDRTTINSWEDVEFRKAVEATGRKKLIMTALWTEACLTFPALDALAAGYEVYVVADAVGGTSVVAHDMALRRIEQAGGKMISVPQLFCELQRDWQRKETVPAFMNLFIETGGTAGLQFGYDKTE comes from the coding sequence ATGGCGAGTGAACCTATTCGAGATCCCAAGAAGGACCAACTGTTGTCGCCGCAGAACGCGGCCTTCATCGTCATCGACTATCAGCCGGTGCAGGTGAATTCGATTGCGTCGATGGATCGGCAACTCCTGGTCAGCAATATTGTCGGCACGGCGAAGGCCGCTGTCGCCTATGGTTTGCCGATCGTGCATTCAACGGTCAACGTCAAAACCGGCCTCAACAAGCCGCCGATCGCGCAGCTGCGGAAAGTGCTCGACAAATTCCCGACCTATGACCGCACGACGATCAATTCGTGGGAAGATGTCGAATTCCGCAAAGCGGTTGAAGCGACGGGCCGCAAGAAGCTCATTATGACGGCGTTGTGGACCGAAGCCTGTCTGACGTTTCCGGCGCTCGATGCGCTCGCGGCCGGGTACGAGGTGTATGTGGTGGCCGACGCCGTAGGCGGCACGTCGGTCGTGGCGCATGACATGGCCTTGCGCCGGATTGAGCAGGCAGGTGGCAAGATGATCAGCGTGCCGCAGCTCTTCTGCGAATTGCAGCGCGACTGGCAGCGCAAGGAGACAGTGCCTGCGTTCATGAACCTGTTCATCGAGACTGGGGGGACTGCCGGCCTTCAGTTTGGTTACGACAAAACAGAGTAA
- a CDS encoding Urease subunit gamma (MaGe:77309678), with the protein MHLTPREQEKLLIYVAANLAKERKARGLKLNHPEAMAYLTAAILEGIRDGRSVSDLMSYGATLLTKRDVMSGVAEMIPELQVEGTFPDGTKLVTVHDPIR; encoded by the coding sequence ATGCATCTGACACCGCGTGAACAGGAAAAGCTGTTGATCTATGTTGCCGCGAATTTGGCGAAGGAGCGGAAGGCGCGCGGGTTGAAGCTGAATCATCCGGAGGCGATGGCCTATCTCACCGCGGCGATTCTGGAAGGGATTCGCGACGGGCGGTCGGTGTCGGACCTGATGAGCTATGGCGCGACGCTGCTGACGAAGCGCGATGTGATGTCCGGTGTGGCGGAGATGATTCCCGAACTGCAAGTCGAGGGCACGTTTCCCGATGGGACTAAACTGGTGACGGTTCACGACCCGATTCGATAA
- a CDS encoding Urea ABC transporter, ATPase protein UrtD (MaGe:77309680) has protein sequence MSDKGSIIYLDGVVVDYDGFKALNNLNFIVNYNELRVVIGPNGAGKTTLLDVICGKTKPAQGRVIFGKDIDLIGKREDEITKLGIGRKFQAPSIYGNLTVWENLDLSLKRDSKGVIATLLSSSTAAERERIAKTLETIGLHEDPHRRAGLLSHGQKQWLEIGMVILQDPALLLVDEPVAGMTDKETEQTGVLLQTLAEKHAVIVIEHDMEFVRQIARTVTVLHEGTVICEGTVDVIQANDRVREIYLGRQKVGH, from the coding sequence GTGAGCGACAAGGGCTCGATCATCTATCTGGACGGCGTCGTCGTCGATTACGACGGGTTCAAGGCGCTCAATAACCTGAACTTCATCGTCAATTATAACGAGCTGCGCGTCGTCATCGGGCCGAACGGCGCGGGAAAGACCACGTTGCTCGACGTGATCTGCGGCAAGACGAAGCCTGCTCAAGGCCGCGTCATCTTCGGCAAGGATATAGACCTGATTGGGAAGCGGGAAGACGAGATTACAAAGCTGGGGATTGGTCGGAAGTTCCAAGCGCCCTCGATCTACGGCAATTTGACGGTCTGGGAGAATCTCGATCTGTCGTTGAAGCGGGACAGCAAAGGAGTGATCGCGACGCTGTTGAGTTCATCCACCGCCGCCGAGCGAGAGCGCATCGCGAAGACGCTGGAAACGATTGGGCTGCACGAAGATCCGCATCGCCGCGCCGGGTTGCTCTCGCACGGGCAGAAGCAGTGGCTGGAAATCGGCATGGTGATTTTGCAGGATCCCGCGCTCTTGCTCGTCGATGAACCGGTGGCCGGCATGACGGATAAAGAGACGGAGCAGACCGGAGTGTTGCTCCAAACGCTGGCGGAGAAGCATGCGGTGATCGTCATTGAACACGACATGGAGTTTGTGCGGCAGATTGCCCGAACCGTCACGGTTCTGCATGAAGGCACCGTGATTTGCGAAGGGACGGTCGATGTCATCCAGGCAAACGACCGGGTCCGCGAGATTTATCTTGGCCGTCAAAAAGTCGGGCACTAG
- a CDS encoding hypothetical protein (Evidence 4 : Unknown function but conserved in other organisms; MaGe:77309673) — MKKVVGIYGDRQTHWVGDGFPVRSLFSYDDQGKELSPFLLLDFAGPAEFKPTDRPRGVGQHPHRGFETVTIVYKGEVAHRDSTGQGGVIGPGDVQWMTAASGILHEEFHSEAFMRAGGVLDMVQLWVNLPAKDKMAPPNYQAILNKDIPEVAIADKAGTVRVIAGKYDGHAGPAHTFSPLHVLDVRIRAGSTVDLPAPEGWNTALIVLHGTVEVNGSTSAREAQMVLLEPNGSGLSVKANNEDVVMLLLSGQPIDEPIVGYGPFVMNTQEQIAQAVTDFNSGKFGMIAR; from the coding sequence ATGAAAAAGGTTGTTGGAATCTATGGGGATCGTCAGACGCATTGGGTGGGAGATGGGTTTCCAGTCCGCTCACTGTTCTCCTATGACGATCAGGGCAAGGAGCTCAGCCCTTTCCTGTTGCTGGATTTTGCCGGTCCGGCCGAGTTCAAGCCGACGGACCGCCCCCGGGGCGTCGGACAGCATCCGCACCGTGGGTTTGAGACCGTAACGATTGTCTACAAGGGGGAAGTGGCGCATCGCGATTCGACCGGCCAGGGTGGGGTGATCGGTCCGGGCGATGTGCAATGGATGACGGCGGCGTCGGGTATTCTGCATGAGGAGTTCCACTCCGAAGCGTTTATGCGCGCAGGCGGTGTGCTGGACATGGTGCAGCTCTGGGTCAATCTGCCTGCCAAGGACAAGATGGCCCCGCCGAACTATCAAGCCATTCTGAATAAAGATATCCCTGAGGTTGCGATAGCCGATAAGGCGGGCACGGTGCGTGTCATTGCTGGGAAGTATGATGGACATGCGGGGCCGGCTCATACATTTTCCCCGCTGCATGTCTTGGATGTCCGAATCCGCGCCGGTTCCACAGTCGACCTGCCGGCGCCCGAGGGTTGGAATACCGCGCTGATAGTCTTGCACGGTACGGTTGAGGTTAACGGCAGCACCAGCGCGCGGGAAGCTCAGATGGTGCTCTTGGAGCCAAACGGCAGCGGTCTGTCCGTCAAAGCCAATAACGAGGATGTCGTCATGCTCTTGCTCAGCGGGCAGCCCATCGATGAGCCGATTGTGGGGTATGGCCCGTTCGTGATGAATACCCAGGAGCAGATCGCTCAAGCGGTCACGGATTTTAACAGTGGCAAATTTGGGATGATCGCTCGTTAA
- a CDS encoding Urease accessory protein UreD (MaGe:77309669), with protein sequence MRSWPGSSSSFLGRPIATDERRAMTSPAAQDPVLDAVGRHGALTYVFERQGARTVLARSSCSSPWHYFPPSALDDSGCAYTWLVNQSGGLVGGDCVTVEAQLGDGAHVLLTSPSANRVYRSEREPAVQTVRLTAGADARLEWLPDVTIPFAGSRFRQSIQVDLAPGATVALWDAMASGRVARNERWAFASYENEMVIRTASGQSAVERYVMSQDSIGESVKSWDYVGSLVVVGDSIEPERLLDLEAGLVELCEQQPGELLGGVSRPAVPGLAVKVVARSAPALTAFLEAAWSRIRASLWQLPAPALRRY encoded by the coding sequence ATGCGGTCGTGGCCTGGGTCGAGCAGTTCATTCCTCGGCAGGCCCATCGCCACTGACGAAAGACGCGCGATGACCTCACCGGCAGCGCAGGATCCGGTTCTGGATGCCGTAGGCCGGCACGGCGCGCTGACCTATGTCTTCGAGCGGCAGGGAGCGCGCACGGTCCTTGCGCGTTCGTCCTGTTCCAGCCCCTGGCACTATTTCCCTCCGTCCGCTCTCGACGACAGCGGCTGTGCCTATACCTGGCTGGTGAACCAGTCCGGCGGCCTGGTCGGCGGCGATTGCGTCACGGTCGAGGCGCAGCTAGGGGACGGCGCACATGTGTTGCTGACGAGCCCATCGGCCAATCGAGTGTACCGAAGCGAGCGCGAGCCGGCGGTGCAAACAGTTCGTCTGACAGCCGGTGCCGATGCGCGGTTGGAATGGCTGCCGGACGTGACGATTCCGTTTGCCGGTTCCCGGTTTCGTCAATCGATCCAGGTCGATCTGGCGCCGGGCGCGACGGTGGCACTGTGGGATGCGATGGCGTCCGGGCGCGTGGCGAGGAATGAACGCTGGGCCTTTGCAAGCTATGAGAATGAGATGGTGATCCGAACGGCTTCGGGGCAATCGGCGGTCGAGCGGTATGTCATGAGCCAGGATTCCATCGGGGAGAGCGTGAAGAGCTGGGACTATGTCGGATCGCTTGTGGTGGTCGGGGACTCGATTGAGCCGGAGCGGCTATTGGATTTGGAGGCCGGGCTCGTTGAGTTGTGCGAACAGCAGCCTGGTGAATTACTCGGCGGGGTGTCTCGCCCGGCGGTTCCTGGACTAGCCGTTAAAGTGGTGGCGCGATCCGCTCCAGCCCTCACGGCATTTCTGGAAGCGGCTTGGAGCCGGATCCGGGCCAGTCTGTGGCAGCTGCCCGCGCCGGCGTTGCGGCGCTATTGA
- a CDS encoding hypothetical protein (Evidence 4 : Unknown function but conserved in other organisms; MaGe:77309675), with product MSRIEKYLRDEWYEFRKYVNEEMDYADENAARKLNGAGAFVDFLCGRRLAKNIEYAKHERGKWPTE from the coding sequence ATGAGTCGGATCGAAAAATATTTAAGAGACGAGTGGTATGAATTCAGGAAATACGTGAATGAAGAGATGGACTATGCGGATGAGAACGCTGCACGTAAGCTGAATGGGGCAGGAGCATTTGTCGATTTTTTATGTGGACGTCGTCTCGCTAAAAATATTGAGTATGCAAAGCATGAAAGAGGAAAGTGGCCCACTGAGTGA
- a CDS encoding Urease accessory protein UreG (MaGe:77309670) has product MHREDEQLCGTGRVTAARAAHIPVIGVGGPVGSGKTALVEALCLKLRDRHSLAVVTNDIFTKEDAEFLTKRGALPQDRILGVETGGCPHTAIREDASHNQEALDDLLKRHPDIQLMFVESGGDNLAATFSPELADRVIYVIDVAAGDKIPRKGGPGITRSDLLVINKIDLAPHVGADLDVMDRDSRRMRGERPFLFTNLKTGQGLNAVVAWVEQFIPRQAHRH; this is encoded by the coding sequence ATGCATCGAGAAGACGAGCAGCTCTGTGGCACGGGGCGAGTGACAGCGGCGCGGGCAGCCCACATTCCCGTGATCGGCGTCGGCGGTCCGGTGGGGTCCGGCAAGACGGCGCTAGTCGAGGCGCTCTGCCTGAAGCTGCGCGACCGCCACAGTCTCGCCGTGGTAACCAACGATATCTTCACCAAGGAAGATGCGGAGTTTCTCACCAAACGCGGCGCGCTGCCGCAAGACCGGATTCTCGGCGTCGAAACCGGCGGCTGCCCGCATACTGCGATCCGCGAAGATGCCTCGCACAACCAGGAGGCGCTGGACGATCTGCTGAAGCGCCACCCTGACATCCAGCTCATGTTCGTCGAAAGCGGCGGCGATAATCTCGCCGCGACCTTCAGCCCCGAGCTGGCGGACCGCGTCATCTATGTGATCGACGTGGCGGCGGGCGACAAGATTCCGCGCAAGGGCGGACCCGGCATCACGCGGTCCGACCTGCTGGTTATTAACAAGATTGATCTTGCCCCGCATGTCGGCGCCGATCTGGACGTGATGGACCGAGACAGCCGAAGGATGCGCGGCGAGCGGCCATTTCTTTTCACCAATCTCAAGACCGGGCAGGGCCTCAATGCGGTCGTGGCCTGGGTCGAGCAGTTCATTCCTCGGCAGGCCCATCGCCACTGA
- a CDS encoding Urease subunit alpha (MaGe:77309676), with amino-acid sequence MKLTRRQYNDLYGPTAGDRIRLADTDLLIEIIRDLTAPGEEAKFGGGKVIRDGMGQSPSATRAKGALDLVITNAIILDWWGVVKADIGIRDGRIAGIGKAGNPDLMDGVTKGMDIGPGTEVLSAEGKIVTAGGIDTHIHFICPQIITEAIANGLTTLIGGGTGPATGTNATTCTPGAWNLHRMLEAADGFPINLGFLGKGNASLPDGLREQVEAGAIGLKLHEDWGTTPAAISTCLDVAEEYDVQVAIHTDTLNEAGFVEDTIKAFKGRTIHSFHTEGAGGGHAPDIIKVCGEANVLPSSTNPTMPFTVNTMDEHLDMLMVCHHLNPRVPEDIAFAESRIRRETIAAEDILHDMGAISMMSSDSQAMGRVGEVIIRTWQTAHKMKVQRGHLSQTAADKLSGANDNFRARRYVAKYTINPAIAHGIAHEVGSVEAGKLADLVLWKPAFFGVKPEIILKGGFPMSAAMGDPNASIPTPQPVLTRPMFGSFGRAPFETSLTFLSKAAVEQEVAKKLGLQKRTVAVKKCRGIGKRDMKLNDALPQIDVDPETYVVKADGQVLTCDPVAVLPMAQRYFLF; translated from the coding sequence ATGAAGCTCACCCGGCGCCAGTACAACGATCTGTACGGCCCGACGGCCGGCGATCGCATCCGTCTCGCCGACACCGATCTCCTCATTGAAATCATCCGCGACTTGACGGCGCCTGGAGAAGAGGCCAAGTTCGGCGGCGGCAAAGTCATTCGCGATGGAATGGGGCAGTCGCCGTCGGCCACGCGCGCGAAGGGCGCGCTCGACCTCGTCATCACCAACGCCATTATTCTCGACTGGTGGGGCGTGGTGAAGGCCGATATCGGGATTCGCGACGGCCGCATCGCCGGCATTGGCAAGGCGGGCAATCCCGATCTCATGGACGGAGTCACGAAGGGCATGGACATCGGGCCGGGGACGGAAGTTTTGTCCGCCGAGGGAAAGATTGTCACCGCGGGCGGGATCGATACGCATATCCACTTCATCTGCCCGCAAATTATTACAGAAGCTATTGCGAATGGGCTAACCACGTTGATCGGCGGCGGCACCGGCCCCGCAACCGGCACCAACGCAACGACCTGCACACCCGGCGCGTGGAATTTGCACCGCATGCTGGAAGCGGCTGACGGCTTTCCGATCAATCTCGGTTTCCTGGGGAAGGGCAATGCGTCGTTGCCGGATGGCTTGCGCGAGCAGGTCGAAGCGGGCGCAATTGGGCTCAAGCTGCACGAAGATTGGGGGACGACGCCGGCGGCGATCTCGACTTGCCTCGATGTCGCGGAAGAATATGACGTACAGGTGGCGATCCACACCGATACGTTGAATGAGGCCGGATTTGTCGAAGACACGATCAAGGCTTTCAAAGGCCGGACGATCCACTCCTTCCATACGGAAGGCGCCGGTGGCGGCCATGCGCCGGATATCATCAAGGTGTGCGGCGAGGCGAATGTGCTGCCGTCGTCCACGAATCCCACGATGCCATTCACCGTCAACACGATGGACGAACATCTCGACATGCTCATGGTCTGCCACCACTTGAATCCGCGCGTGCCGGAGGATATTGCCTTCGCCGAGTCGCGCATCCGCCGCGAAACGATTGCTGCCGAGGACATCCTGCACGACATGGGGGCGATCAGCATGATGTCGTCCGATTCACAGGCGATGGGACGGGTGGGCGAGGTCATCATCCGCACCTGGCAGACGGCGCATAAGATGAAAGTGCAGCGCGGCCATTTGTCGCAGACGGCGGCGGACAAGCTGTCCGGCGCAAACGACAATTTCCGCGCGCGGCGCTATGTGGCCAAATACACGATCAATCCTGCCATCGCGCATGGGATCGCGCATGAAGTCGGATCGGTCGAAGCCGGCAAGCTGGCCGACCTAGTGCTCTGGAAGCCAGCATTTTTTGGGGTGAAGCCCGAGATCATCCTGAAGGGCGGCTTTCCAATGTCGGCGGCCATGGGCGATCCGAACGCGTCGATTCCCACGCCTCAGCCGGTGTTGACCAGGCCGATGTTCGGCAGCTTCGGCCGCGCGCCATTCGAGACCAGTCTGACCTTCCTCTCGAAAGCGGCGGTGGAGCAAGAGGTTGCGAAGAAGCTCGGTTTGCAGAAACGGACAGTGGCCGTCAAGAAGTGCCGCGGTATCGGCAAGCGGGATATGAAGCTCAACGACGCGCTGCCGCAGATCGACGTCGATCCGGAGACCTATGTGGTGAAGGCCGATGGCCAAGTACTGACGTGCGATCCGGTTGCGGTTCTGCCGATGGCGCAGCGATATTTCCTTTTTTAG
- a CDS encoding conserved exported protein of unknown function (Evidence 4 : Unknown function but conserved in other organisms; MaGe:77309668), which yields MSILQSCQRILASALLSVSLALSAGCGSVADQTLVTDSPAGAVYLQHLSERGTTMRFGGAVKSFKASHPIDLAQDVLAKALSGLSLGISATDSPAHPRGIKPVPLFSAQEVAFLAPAIATALKQAKPDQRVKFQVGPPTDSIDGTLHVDENTLYVTLNHYHSPADKRDDQVGIYVLSFSPLEAQARIGGPQTWMEIEPDQPHVAVALAALASLPAPQLPAAPVALPAPASAPATGNDTPSMKAVMDKQAQELDALRTELDALKKQIGGQPTPAQTSPSSK from the coding sequence ATGTCGATCCTACAATCCTGTCAGCGTATTCTTGCCAGCGCGCTCCTCTCAGTGAGTCTCGCTCTGTCCGCAGGCTGCGGCTCTGTCGCCGATCAAACACTGGTCACTGACAGCCCCGCAGGCGCCGTCTATCTCCAGCATCTCTCCGAGCGCGGCACAACGATGCGATTTGGCGGCGCTGTGAAATCGTTCAAGGCCAGCCATCCCATCGACCTGGCACAGGACGTACTGGCCAAAGCCCTCAGCGGCCTCTCCCTCGGCATTAGCGCGACGGACAGCCCGGCTCATCCTCGCGGCATCAAACCAGTCCCGCTATTCTCCGCGCAGGAAGTAGCGTTTTTGGCCCCAGCCATTGCAACCGCATTGAAACAGGCCAAGCCTGACCAACGAGTGAAATTTCAGGTTGGCCCACCCACCGACAGCATCGACGGCACTCTGCATGTGGACGAGAACACGCTCTACGTCACTCTAAACCATTACCACTCGCCCGCCGACAAGCGAGACGATCAAGTGGGAATCTATGTGCTTTCGTTTTCCCCGCTCGAAGCCCAGGCACGGATCGGCGGCCCACAGACCTGGATGGAAATCGAACCGGACCAGCCGCATGTCGCCGTCGCCCTTGCCGCTCTTGCCAGTCTTCCGGCGCCACAGTTGCCTGCTGCGCCTGTCGCCCTTCCCGCGCCTGCGAGCGCACCGGCCACCGGCAACGATACCCCGTCCATGAAAGCCGTAATGGATAAGCAGGCGCAGGAATTAGATGCGCTGAGAACAGAACTCGACGCGCTCAAAAAACAAATCGGTGGACAACCCACGCCCGCCCAAACGAGCCCTTCATCCAAATAG
- a CDS encoding Urease accessory protein UreF (MaGe:77309674), whose translation MKEESGPLSDLMNTRSLLTGLRFVDSFFPSGGYAYSSGLEAAVQGGAVKDAADLSRFVQESLTIGMGEREAVATGLAHDAIVSGMLDVALSADRELDAMKLGRESRVSSRQMGRQVIRLAAEQRDRHPLLEEYLAAVEAGQTPGHVAVTMGLTLAAAGWSKADSIAAFLYQAATSFVAAAMKLLPIGQREGQRLLDSWLDVIERVSRQAAEQRTLRSWSPIQDIYAMRHSRLESRLFRS comes from the coding sequence ATGAAAGAGGAAAGTGGCCCACTGAGTGATCTAATGAACACACGATCACTGCTTACAGGCCTTCGTTTCGTCGATAGCTTTTTCCCTTCGGGCGGCTATGCCTATTCGTCCGGGTTGGAAGCGGCGGTGCAGGGCGGAGCGGTCAAGGATGCAGCGGATTTGTCGCGGTTCGTGCAAGAGTCGTTGACGATTGGAATGGGGGAACGAGAAGCCGTCGCGACAGGATTGGCTCATGACGCCATTGTTTCAGGGATGCTTGACGTTGCGCTGAGCGCCGACCGGGAGTTGGACGCCATGAAGCTCGGACGAGAATCGCGGGTTTCGAGTCGGCAGATGGGGCGGCAGGTCATTCGCTTGGCGGCGGAGCAGCGCGACCGGCATCCATTGTTGGAAGAGTATCTCGCGGCAGTCGAGGCGGGCCAGACGCCAGGACATGTGGCCGTGACCATGGGTCTCACGCTGGCTGCGGCAGGCTGGTCGAAAGCCGACTCGATTGCCGCTTTTCTGTATCAAGCCGCGACGAGCTTTGTCGCCGCCGCCATGAAGCTGTTGCCGATTGGACAGCGAGAAGGCCAGCGGTTACTAGACAGCTGGCTCGACGTTATCGAACGGGTCAGCCGACAAGCGGCTGAGCAACGCACGTTGCGTTCTTGGTCGCCCATTCAAGATATTTATGCCATGCGGCATAGTCGTTTGGAGTCGCGATTGTTTCGTTCGTAG
- a CDS encoding putative hydrolase YcaC (Evidence 3 : Putative function from multiple computational evidences; MaGe:77309672), which translates to MSMPANFNGKKPTIDPADAVMVLIDHQSGLFQTVKDMPMPALRAHAAALAKMATLCKLPVITTASVPQGPNGPLIPEIHQNAPHAQYIARKGEINAWDNPDFVAAIKATGRKTLILAGTITSVCMAFPAISAVHDGYKVFAVVDASGTYSKMAQEITLARVVQAGVVPIDTAAVASELQKTWHRDDAMQWAEIYTKIFPEYQLLIESYGKAQDVVKKNEVLDSQR; encoded by the coding sequence ATGAGTATGCCGGCAAATTTCAATGGGAAAAAGCCCACCATCGATCCGGCCGATGCCGTCATGGTGTTGATCGATCACCAGAGCGGTCTGTTCCAGACCGTGAAAGACATGCCGATGCCTGCGCTTCGCGCGCATGCCGCAGCGCTCGCCAAGATGGCGACGCTGTGCAAGCTTCCAGTGATCACGACCGCTTCGGTGCCACAAGGACCGAACGGTCCACTGATCCCCGAGATTCACCAGAACGCTCCGCATGCCCAATATATTGCGCGCAAAGGCGAGATCAATGCCTGGGACAATCCCGACTTTGTCGCAGCCATCAAGGCGACGGGCCGCAAGACACTGATCCTTGCAGGCACTATTACCAGCGTCTGCATGGCTTTCCCCGCGATCAGCGCCGTCCATGACGGCTACAAAGTGTTCGCGGTGGTCGATGCTTCGGGCACGTACTCGAAAATGGCGCAGGAAATTACTCTCGCGAGAGTCGTTCAGGCTGGTGTCGTCCCGATCGATACGGCTGCCGTGGCGTCGGAACTGCAAAAGACCTGGCATCGCGACGATGCGATGCAATGGGCCGAGATCTATACCAAGATTTTCCCAGAGTACCAGTTACTGATCGAGAGCTACGGCAAGGCACAGGACGTGGTGAAGAAGAACGAAGTGTTGGACTCGCAGCGATAA
- a CDS encoding Urease subunit beta (MaGe:77309677) codes for MKQSSKAKKAQSKRAVAMKPAKQPVGKKTVKKVSLQPAAVIPGEVMLGDGDIVAFNGRPTVELIVSNRGDRPIQVGSHCHFFEANRALRFDREQAYGFRLQIPAGTAVRFEPGEDKRVTLVTISGNRVAYGINGLVNGRMDDPNVKRQALAIARELGFIGKEDER; via the coding sequence ATGAAACAATCGTCGAAGGCAAAGAAGGCACAGTCGAAGCGAGCGGTGGCGATGAAACCGGCCAAGCAGCCGGTCGGTAAGAAAACGGTGAAGAAGGTTTCGCTTCAGCCTGCCGCGGTGATTCCCGGTGAAGTGATGCTCGGCGACGGCGACATCGTCGCGTTCAACGGCCGTCCGACAGTCGAGCTGATCGTGTCGAATCGCGGCGACCGGCCGATTCAGGTCGGGTCGCATTGCCATTTCTTCGAGGCCAACCGCGCGCTGCGGTTCGACCGCGAACAGGCCTACGGTTTTCGTTTGCAGATACCGGCCGGAACCGCGGTGCGATTCGAGCCGGGAGAAGACAAACGGGTGACGCTGGTGACGATCAGCGGCAATCGCGTGGCCTACGGGATCAATGGACTCGTGAATGGGCGGATGGACGATCCGAACGTCAAGCGGCAGGCGCTTGCCATAGCCAGAGAGTTAGGCTTTATTGGGAAGGAGGACGAGCGATGA
- a CDS encoding Urea ABC transporter, ATPase protein UrtE (MaGe:77309679): protein MLHLHNINAYYGESHILRDVSFTLEAGQVACLMGRNGVGKTTTLKAIMGLLPVRSGQVMLNGKDITKEATDRRARNGLAYVPQGREIIPHLTVRENLQLGFWARATKGDGATEKAAFDEVYGLFPKLTQILERPGGVLSGGEQQQLAIGRAILSDPKVLLLDEPTEGIQPSVVDQIEDVIIGFKSSRRFAVLLVEQGLHFAARLADAYVIMAKGAVVAAGKTSELSAEEVKRHLVV from the coding sequence ATGCTGCACTTGCATAATATCAACGCCTATTACGGGGAAAGTCACATTCTTCGCGATGTGTCGTTCACGCTTGAAGCGGGACAGGTGGCCTGCCTTATGGGACGCAACGGAGTGGGCAAGACCACGACGCTCAAGGCCATCATGGGATTGCTGCCGGTGCGATCCGGGCAGGTCATGCTGAATGGGAAGGACATCACGAAAGAGGCGACGGACCGCCGGGCGCGAAACGGTCTGGCCTATGTGCCGCAAGGGCGTGAGATCATTCCCCATCTGACGGTGCGGGAGAATTTGCAACTCGGTTTCTGGGCGCGCGCCACCAAAGGCGATGGAGCCACAGAGAAGGCGGCCTTCGACGAAGTCTATGGACTCTTTCCCAAGCTGACGCAGATTCTGGAACGGCCGGGTGGCGTTCTAAGCGGCGGCGAACAGCAACAGTTGGCGATTGGCCGCGCGATTCTCTCCGATCCGAAAGTCCTGTTGTTGGATGAACCGACCGAAGGGATTCAGCCCTCCGTCGTGGACCAGATCGAAGACGTGATTATCGGCTTCAAAAGCTCCAGACGTTTCGCTGTTCTGCTGGTCGAGCAAGGACTGCATTTCGCCGCCAGACTGGCCGACGCCTATGTGATCATGGCGAAGGGCGCCGTGGTGGCGGCAGGCAAGACGAGTGAATTGAGCGCTGAGGAAGTGAAGCGGCATCTGGTGGTGTGA